The following coding sequences are from one Epilithonimonas vandammei window:
- a CDS encoding DEAD/DEAH box helicase — protein MNLFTESNLSAEVLQAIGDLGFVEPTEIQKQTIPFISTDTRDLIALAATGTGKTAAFSLPILDMIDDSSRKIQLLVLCPTRELCLQITKDIKNYTKYLKDIKTTAVYGGSSIMDQIRSLRDKPQIIVGTPGRVIDMIGRKALDFSEVQWVVLDEADEMLSMGFKDDLETILSETPETKQTFLFSATMNKEVERISKNYLTNPHRISVGSINAVKKNIKHEYYVVGYRQKKEALKRLIDANPNQYSIIFCRTRMETQEIADFLMQNGYAADALHGDLSQAQRDTVMKKFRLKNIDILVATDVAARGLDVDSLTHVIHFSLPDDPEVFVHRSGRTGRAGKDGISMALIKPEESRKLKQIKSDTKIEMVEKNIPTGDDIIKAQVGGVFEKLLTEHEDFFEFDNNLIPDLSNFTKEELVHQLLQFQLKDLATYYKDRNDIQQQELSSRGDDRGSRRERGRERERNGEPRERRERNDRNDRGGKPRRKNEDMVRFFFNLGKRDQLKKVDMLDIINKATSKSKKRADIGNIEILDKFSFFEIEKSYKNEVLDGLTSMKFRGKEMRAEVAN, from the coding sequence ATGAATTTATTTACGGAATCCAATCTTAGCGCTGAAGTTCTTCAGGCGATTGGCGACCTCGGCTTCGTAGAGCCGACAGAAATCCAAAAACAGACTATTCCTTTTATCTCTACAGATACTCGCGATCTTATCGCACTTGCGGCAACAGGAACAGGCAAAACAGCAGCATTTTCGCTTCCGATTTTGGATATGATAGACGACAGCAGTCGTAAAATCCAATTATTGGTGCTTTGCCCTACTCGTGAACTTTGCCTTCAGATTACCAAAGACATCAAAAATTATACAAAATACCTAAAAGACATCAAAACTACAGCAGTTTATGGTGGTAGCAGTATTATGGATCAAATCCGATCTTTGAGAGACAAACCTCAGATTATTGTGGGAACTCCGGGTCGTGTGATTGATATGATAGGAAGAAAAGCACTTGATTTTTCTGAAGTGCAGTGGGTGGTTTTGGATGAGGCAGACGAAATGTTATCAATGGGTTTCAAAGACGATTTGGAAACAATCCTTAGCGAAACACCGGAAACTAAGCAAACTTTCTTGTTCTCTGCAACAATGAACAAAGAAGTAGAGCGTATTTCTAAAAACTATTTGACCAATCCTCACAGAATTTCTGTTGGATCTATCAATGCAGTTAAGAAAAACATCAAGCACGAATATTATGTGGTTGGTTACAGACAGAAAAAAGAAGCTTTGAAGAGATTGATAGATGCAAATCCGAATCAATATTCAATCATTTTCTGTAGAACAAGAATGGAAACTCAGGAAATTGCAGATTTCTTGATGCAAAATGGTTACGCAGCAGATGCACTTCATGGTGATCTTTCTCAAGCTCAGAGAGATACAGTGATGAAGAAATTCAGACTGAAAAATATTGATATCTTAGTTGCAACAGACGTTGCAGCAAGAGGTTTGGATGTGGATTCTTTGACGCACGTTATCCATTTCTCTTTACCAGATGATCCAGAAGTTTTTGTTCACAGAAGCGGAAGAACAGGACGTGCAGGTAAAGACGGAATTTCTATGGCTCTTATCAAACCAGAAGAAAGTAGAAAATTGAAGCAAATCAAATCTGACACGAAGATTGAAATGGTGGAAAAAAATATCCCTACTGGCGATGATATCATCAAAGCTCAGGTGGGCGGTGTTTTCGAAAAATTATTGACAGAGCACGAAGATTTCTTTGAATTTGATAATAATTTGATTCCAGACCTTTCTAACTTTACCAAAGAAGAATTGGTTCATCAATTATTGCAATTCCAATTGAAAGATCTTGCAACTTATTATAAGGATAGAAACGATATCCAACAGCAAGAGCTTAGTAGTAGAGGAGATGACAGAGGAAGCAGAAGGGAGAGAGGAAGAGAGCGTGAAAGAAACGGAGAGCCAAGAGAAAGAAGAGAACGTAACGATAGAAATGACAGAGGTGGAAAACCAAGAAGAAAAAATGAAGATATGGTAAGATTCTTCTTCAATCTTGGGAAAAGAGACCAACTGAAAAAAGTGGATATGTTGGACATCATCAATAAAGCGACTTCTAAGTCCAAAAAAAGAGCTGATATCGGTAACATCGAAATTTTAGATAAGTTCAGTTTCTTCGAAATAGAGAAGTCATACAAGAATGAAGTTTTAGATGGATTGACTAGTATGAAATTTCGCGGAAAAGAAATGCGTGCTGAAGTTGCAAATTAA
- a CDS encoding T9SS type A sorting domain-containing protein, with the protein MNKILLLVAGSLYCSFFYSQNLNIPDANFKAYLVGNSNININGDSEIQLSEANNFSGQIYCPSKNIADLTGIQYFTKITSLYCNNNRLTSLDVSQNPNLITIEAYRNRISNLKVNKNLISLNCSDNMLSSLDLSQNLDITYINCEINNLINLNVSNNLNLFTLNCGNNKLTQLNISQNKKLEYLSCFSNQLVELDVKNNQKLTNLTCGANKILFLDLSQNLDLSLLSCYNNKIKNLNLSQNIKLSYLDCSVNEITSLDLSKNLSLSTLNCYINQITNLDLSHNPNLVQFFANSNKLTSLNIKNGNNDKINRFKFTSNNNPNLFCIEVDDINYATNNWVSIDSQSNFSNNCNYTLSTNELKKSTLKIYPNPVKNILNIDTEDHFQKADIYTINGQLIKTSLLKEINVSDLSKGNYIIKIKTDKGLQTEKMIKE; encoded by the coding sequence ATGAATAAAATATTACTCCTTGTTGCAGGATCATTGTATTGCTCTTTTTTTTATTCTCAAAATCTTAATATTCCTGATGCTAATTTTAAAGCATACTTAGTTGGTAATTCTAATATCAACATAAATGGAGATTCAGAAATACAATTATCAGAAGCAAATAATTTTAGTGGGCAAATCTACTGTCCATCAAAGAATATTGCTGATTTGACTGGTATTCAATATTTTACAAAAATCACTTCATTATACTGTAATAATAATAGATTAACCTCTTTGGATGTCAGTCAGAACCCAAATTTAATAACAATAGAGGCATATCGAAATAGAATCAGTAATTTAAAGGTAAATAAAAATTTGATTAGTTTAAATTGTAGCGATAATATGCTAAGTTCTTTAGATTTATCTCAAAATCTAGATATAACGTATATCAACTGTGAAATTAATAACCTTATTAATTTGAATGTTTCAAATAATCTAAATTTATTTACTTTAAATTGTGGTAATAATAAATTAACACAATTAAATATAAGTCAAAATAAAAAATTGGAATATTTAAGTTGTTTCTCAAATCAATTAGTTGAATTAGATGTTAAAAACAACCAAAAATTAACAAATCTCACTTGCGGAGCTAATAAAATATTATTCCTTGATTTGTCTCAAAACTTAGATTTGTCATTATTAAGCTGTTATAATAATAAGATAAAGAATCTTAATCTATCTCAAAATATAAAGTTGTCATATCTTGATTGTTCAGTAAATGAAATTACTAGTTTAGATTTAAGTAAGAATTTAAGCTTGTCAACATTAAATTGTTATATAAATCAAATAACAAATTTAGATCTATCCCATAATCCAAACTTAGTCCAGTTCTTTGCTAATTCTAATAAATTAACTTCACTTAATATAAAAAATGGCAATAATGATAAAATAAATAGATTTAAGTTTACGTCAAATAATAACCCCAATCTTTTCTGTATAGAAGTAGATGATATTAATTACGCCACCAATAATTGGGTAAGTATCGATAGTCAATCTAATTTTAGTAATAATTGTAATTACACGCTTTCAACAAATGAATTAAAAAAATCAACTTTGAAAATTTATCCAAATCCTGTCAAGAATATTTTAAATATCGATACAGAAGATCATTTCCAAAAAGCAGATATTTATACAATTAATGGACAATTGATAAAAACTTCTTTACTCAAGGAAATCAATGTTTCAGATTTGTCAAAAGGTAATTATATTATCAAAATCAAAACTGATAAAGGTTTACAAACTGAAAAAATGATTAAGGAATAA
- a CDS encoding L-serine ammonia-lyase → MESISVFDIIKIGIGPSSSHTMGPWNAAKMFLDLVQRNHSLQDVKEVFVEFFGSLAKTGIGHGTDIAGMLGLSGENFRTIDTNTIDAKIEKIKSEQKIHLGGEVWLPFIYGHHLILNKEKSLDFHPNGMIFKVIFQNGEEFSQDYYSVGGGFVATREDNSMEDRCVRTLYPCHHGSDILKYCEKLKIDKISDLVFLNEESWRTHEETRQKALEIWDNIKDCVYKSINKKGILPGGLNVTRRASEMNEKLLGTQIYKNKNEWFEMVKNQEKTFSSVTKWVSCFALAVNEENASFGRIITAPTNGASGVIPAVLMYAQTFTNFNSEEDIIRFLLVAGEIGTLFKKNATISAAMGGCQAEVGVSSAMAAAALTEISGGTPGQVLMAAEIAMEHHLGLTCDPIGGLVQIPCIERNSMGAMKAITAASLALDGDPTKAKVSLDSVIKSMWETALDMNSKYKETSEGGLAVAVNVAEC, encoded by the coding sequence ATGGAATCAATCAGTGTTTTCGACATCATAAAGATCGGTATCGGGCCTTCATCTTCCCACACAATGGGACCTTGGAACGCCGCGAAAATGTTTTTGGATTTGGTACAGCGAAATCATTCTTTACAAGATGTGAAAGAAGTTTTTGTAGAATTCTTTGGCTCATTGGCAAAAACAGGAATCGGCCACGGAACCGACATCGCAGGAATGCTCGGTCTCAGCGGAGAAAATTTCCGAACCATTGATACCAATACGATTGACGCAAAGATTGAAAAAATAAAATCAGAACAAAAAATCCATCTTGGAGGAGAAGTTTGGTTGCCGTTTATCTATGGGCATCATTTGATTCTTAACAAAGAAAAATCTCTAGATTTCCATCCAAACGGCATGATTTTCAAAGTAATTTTCCAAAATGGAGAAGAGTTTAGTCAAGATTATTATTCAGTTGGAGGTGGCTTTGTAGCAACCAGAGAAGATAATTCTATGGAGGACAGATGTGTGAGAACGCTTTATCCTTGTCATCACGGCAGCGATATTCTGAAATATTGTGAAAAACTGAAGATAGATAAAATTTCCGACTTAGTTTTCCTAAACGAAGAATCTTGGAGAACGCACGAAGAAACACGTCAAAAAGCACTTGAAATCTGGGATAATATAAAAGACTGCGTTTATAAAAGCATCAACAAAAAAGGAATTCTCCCAGGCGGCTTGAACGTGACAAGACGTGCTTCCGAAATGAATGAAAAGCTGCTTGGCACTCAGATTTATAAAAATAAAAACGAATGGTTCGAAATGGTGAAGAACCAGGAAAAGACGTTCAGCTCTGTTACCAAATGGGTGTCCTGTTTTGCGCTTGCCGTAAATGAAGAGAATGCCTCTTTCGGAAGAATCATCACCGCGCCCACCAATGGTGCAAGTGGTGTGATCCCTGCGGTATTGATGTATGCACAGACTTTCACAAATTTCAATTCCGAGGAAGATATTATCAGATTCCTCCTGGTGGCGGGCGAAATCGGGACTTTATTTAAGAAAAATGCAACCATTTCCGCGGCAATGGGCGGTTGCCAGGCAGAAGTTGGCGTATCATCCGCAATGGCCGCAGCGGCATTAACTGAGATTTCCGGAGGAACTCCGGGACAGGTTTTAATGGCGGCTGAAATCGCTATGGAACATCATCTCGGATTAACTTGTGATCCGATCGGCGGATTAGTTCAGATCCCTTGTATAGAAAGAAATTCTATGGGCGCGATGAAAGCTATTACCGCAGCTTCTCTTGCTTTGGATGGTGATCCGACAAAAGCAAAAGTCTCCTTGGATAGTGTTATCAAATCGATGTGGGAAACGGCATTGGATATGAATTCCAAATACAAAGAAACTTCCGAAGGCGGTCTGGCTGTGGCAGTGAATGTGGCGGAGTGTTGA
- a CDS encoding alpha/beta hydrolase, whose protein sequence is MKLYTISGLGADEKVLEKLTFNPEIEVVHIPWLIPEENEDFHHYVNRMANTIDHSEPFYLLGYSFGGIIVQEIHKLKPAKRIVILGSIRCDAEKSKLILAGQKTNAVKYIPLRVFNGNTTLFYSFFRKLFDPKNPKLTQYFRVKDPYYLKWSMDKITKWKFDKLPDVIQILADKDIVFPIKNSKPDFVIENATHLFPVTKSKEVSDILKTIFV, encoded by the coding sequence ATGAAACTCTACACCATAAGCGGGCTAGGGGCTGATGAGAAAGTTCTGGAAAAATTGACTTTCAATCCAGAAATAGAAGTCGTTCACATTCCCTGGCTCATTCCGGAAGAAAATGAAGATTTTCATCATTATGTTAATAGAATGGCAAATACAATTGATCATTCTGAGCCATTTTACCTTTTGGGATATTCTTTCGGTGGGATCATCGTTCAAGAAATTCACAAATTAAAGCCAGCAAAAAGAATTGTCATTTTAGGAAGTATCCGTTGCGATGCTGAAAAATCAAAACTGATTCTCGCAGGACAAAAAACTAATGCTGTAAAATATATCCCACTCAGAGTTTTCAATGGAAATACAACATTGTTTTATTCATTTTTTAGAAAATTATTTGACCCGAAAAATCCAAAACTTACCCAATATTTCCGAGTAAAAGACCCGTATTATCTCAAATGGTCTATGGATAAAATTACCAAGTGGAAATTCGATAAATTGCCGGATGTCATTCAGATTTTGGCAGACAAAGACATTGTTTTTCCCATCAAAAATTCCAAACCAGATTTCGTGATAGAAAATGCCACACATCTTTTTCCAGTTACCAAATCGAAAGAAGTTTCCGACATTTTAAAGACCATTTTTGTATAG
- a CDS encoding YceI family protein, giving the protein MKKALLLGVLISGLAFGQTKKLASSDVHWWGYKIAKTEASSHDGTVNVKSGNLVLKNGSVVGGQFVLDMTSINATDLSGEYQGKLNGHLKNGDFFEVEKYPTATYKITSVKKNASKDYNFVVNGNLTVKGKTNPVSFPAKITSANGVVTLESDKFSFDRQKFDVAYKSTMQDVLVKDDVDLKVKISVK; this is encoded by the coding sequence ATGAAAAAAGCATTATTATTAGGCGTTTTGATCAGTGGATTAGCGTTTGGACAGACCAAAAAACTGGCAAGTTCTGATGTACACTGGTGGGGTTATAAAATTGCAAAAACAGAAGCATCTTCCCACGATGGAACTGTGAATGTAAAATCTGGAAATCTTGTTCTTAAAAATGGTTCTGTAGTAGGAGGACAATTTGTCTTGGATATGACTTCCATCAACGCAACAGATCTTTCTGGTGAATATCAAGGAAAACTGAATGGTCACTTGAAAAACGGTGATTTTTTCGAAGTTGAAAAATATCCTACAGCTACTTACAAAATCACTTCTGTTAAGAAAAACGCGAGCAAAGATTACAATTTTGTTGTAAACGGGAATCTTACTGTAAAAGGAAAAACAAACCCAGTTTCTTTTCCTGCAAAAATCACTTCTGCAAATGGAGTTGTAACTTTGGAGTCTGATAAGTTTTCTTTTGACAGACAAAAATTCGATGTAGCTTACAAATCTACAATGCAAGACGTTTTGGTAAAAGACGATGTTGATTTGAAAGTGAAAATCAGCGTAAAATAA
- a CDS encoding organic hydroperoxide resistance protein, which translates to MKTLYSIGATAKGGRNGNVKSDNGILDLEVRMPKGLGGANDDFANPEMLFAAGYAACFDSALNLVIKQSKIETGETTVTAKVGIGQIENGGFGLEAELHANIPGVSLEQAQELIEKAHQICPYSNATRGNIEVKLTVSND; encoded by the coding sequence ATGAAAACATTGTACAGCATTGGCGCTACAGCCAAAGGAGGAAGAAACGGAAACGTAAAAAGCGATAACGGAATTTTGGATTTGGAAGTGAGAATGCCAAAAGGCCTTGGTGGAGCAAACGATGATTTTGCGAATCCTGAAATGCTTTTTGCTGCAGGATATGCAGCTTGTTTTGACAGCGCATTGAACTTGGTTATCAAACAAAGCAAAATCGAAACTGGCGAAACAACCGTAACTGCCAAAGTCGGAATTGGTCAAATCGAGAATGGTGGATTTGGTCTGGAAGCAGAATTGCACGCTAATATCCCTGGAGTTTCTTTGGAACAAGCTCAGGAATTGATTGAGAAAGCACATCAAATCTGTCCTTATTCTAATGCAACAAGAGGAAATATCGAAGTTAAGCTGACTGTGAGCAACGATTAA
- a CDS encoding MarR family winged helix-turn-helix transcriptional regulator, producing the protein MEDLLKLDKQLCFSVYVLHREIMQCYRPILKNIGLTYPQYITMMTLWEKDDVTVNQVGEILQLDNGTLTPLLKRLESKGYLERKRSKEDERVVKINLTEKGVKLKENASCIPIELAKAMNLNLEEIEQLKTLSDKVVQKINQ; encoded by the coding sequence ATGGAAGATTTATTAAAATTAGACAAACAACTTTGCTTTTCTGTTTATGTTTTACATCGCGAAATCATGCAGTGTTATCGTCCTATTCTTAAAAATATTGGGTTGACTTATCCGCAATACATCACGATGATGACGCTTTGGGAAAAAGATGATGTGACGGTGAATCAAGTTGGGGAAATTTTACAATTGGACAACGGCACTTTGACACCACTTTTGAAAAGATTAGAATCAAAAGGTTATCTGGAACGAAAACGAAGCAAGGAAGATGAGCGTGTTGTCAAAATTAATTTAACCGAAAAAGGTGTAAAACTCAAAGAAAATGCAAGTTGCATCCCAATTGAATTAGCAAAAGCAATGAATCTCAATCTCGAAGAAATTGAGCAATTGAAAACATTGTCTGACAAAGTTGTTCAGAAAATTAATCAATAA
- a CDS encoding 3-oxoacyl-ACP synthase III family protein: protein MFKSVIAGVGHYVPENTVTNDDLSKLMTTNDEWITERTGIKERRHRKNRIDSEETTSFYGFKASEIALKNANLTAKDIDYIVFATLSPDYFFPGSGVLLQEMLGCDTIGALDVRNQCSGFVYAMSVADAFIKSGLYKNVLVVGAEIHSFGLDFSDRGRGVSVIFGDGAGAVVLSATEGDSARGILSVNMHSEGKYAEELAVKFPGTKLGWSDVLITNPDSIAAEDIYPVMNGNFVFKHAVTRFPETIMEALQKAGKSIEDLDLLIPHQANIRIAQYVQQLLGLPDEKVFFNIQKYGNTTAASIPIALSEAIQEGRMKRGDLVCMSAFGSGFTWGSVLFEY, encoded by the coding sequence ATGTTTAAAAGTGTGATTGCTGGTGTTGGGCATTATGTGCCAGAAAATACCGTTACCAATGATGATCTTTCTAAGCTAATGACAACCAATGACGAGTGGATTACGGAAAGAACGGGTATAAAAGAACGAAGACACAGGAAAAACCGTATAGACTCGGAAGAAACAACGTCTTTCTATGGTTTCAAAGCGTCTGAAATTGCTCTGAAAAATGCAAATCTTACCGCTAAAGATATAGATTATATCGTTTTTGCAACACTCTCTCCGGACTATTTTTTTCCTGGTTCTGGTGTGCTTTTGCAGGAAATGCTTGGATGTGATACTATTGGCGCTTTAGATGTAAGGAATCAATGTTCTGGATTTGTCTACGCAATGAGTGTTGCAGACGCATTCATAAAATCAGGATTATATAAAAATGTATTGGTTGTAGGAGCTGAGATTCATTCGTTTGGGTTAGACTTTTCAGATCGTGGGCGCGGCGTTTCCGTTATTTTTGGAGATGGCGCTGGTGCGGTTGTCCTGTCTGCAACTGAAGGCGATAGTGCAAGAGGCATACTGTCTGTCAATATGCATTCCGAAGGAAAATATGCAGAAGAACTGGCGGTTAAATTTCCCGGAACCAAGCTCGGCTGGAGTGATGTACTAATTACTAATCCGGATTCTATCGCAGCTGAAGATATCTATCCAGTAATGAATGGAAATTTTGTTTTCAAACACGCTGTAACACGCTTCCCGGAAACGATTATGGAAGCGCTCCAAAAAGCAGGAAAATCAATTGAAGATTTAGATTTGCTGATTCCTCATCAGGCCAATATTAGAATAGCACAATATGTTCAGCAACTATTGGGGTTACCAGATGAAAAAGTTTTCTTTAATATCCAAAAATATGGCAATACAACGGCTGCTTCTATTCCAATTGCTTTGAGCGAAGCGATTCAGGAAGGTAGAATGAAACGTGGCGATTTGGTTTGTATGTCGGCTTTCGGAAGTGGTTTCACTTGGGGGAGTGTTTTATTTGAGTATTAA
- a CDS encoding magnesium transporter CorA family protein: protein MPIEQKYKTAQWEWIDVTAPTDEDLRFLHERYHINYLLLEDTIDPNHLPKFEEVGDVKFFLARESTDLERRTLNNISDISSKLGIFLLPKLIITTHRSKSKSIYEVCDELKKENPENISRDHLALRLALKIIKTFDDESRNLLEIMDAIENEIFLKNTNQSNQIRRLYKLKRKSGLNTRILNISGEWISKFKTLNLEEVEVMDLLDKQKDVIADFDHVNAQTVNLISMFLALSDQKANQVMKLLAIYSVYFLPITFIAGVYGMNFDNMPELHHKNGYYFTLGLMVLIVVITFIYTRRKKW, encoded by the coding sequence ATGCCAATTGAACAAAAATATAAGACTGCGCAATGGGAATGGATCGATGTGACTGCGCCTACGGATGAAGATCTCCGTTTTCTGCACGAGCGTTATCATATTAATTACCTTTTATTGGAAGATACGATAGATCCGAACCATCTTCCAAAGTTTGAAGAAGTGGGCGATGTGAAATTTTTCCTGGCAAGGGAATCTACGGATCTTGAAAGAAGAACGCTGAACAACATCAGCGACATCAGTAGTAAGCTAGGCATTTTCCTGCTTCCTAAACTCATCATCACTACACACCGGTCAAAAAGCAAAAGCATTTACGAGGTTTGCGACGAGTTGAAAAAAGAAAATCCGGAGAACATATCCAGAGATCATCTGGCGCTGAGGCTGGCTCTGAAAATTATCAAAACTTTTGATGATGAAAGCCGCAATCTGCTGGAAATTATGGATGCAATCGAGAATGAAATTTTTCTTAAAAACACCAACCAAAGCAACCAGATAAGACGCCTTTATAAGCTGAAAAGAAAATCTGGACTCAACACAAGAATCCTGAATATATCCGGAGAATGGATCTCCAAGTTCAAAACGCTGAATCTGGAAGAGGTAGAAGTGATGGATCTTCTGGACAAGCAAAAGGATGTGATTGCAGATTTTGACCACGTGAATGCGCAGACAGTAAACCTAATTTCTATGTTTCTGGCTCTTTCTGACCAGAAAGCCAACCAGGTGATGAAACTTTTGGCTATCTATTCTGTTTATTTCCTTCCAATTACCTTCATTGCTGGCGTTTACGGCATGAACTTCGACAATATGCCGGAACTGCATCATAAAAACGGCTATTATTTTACTTTGGGTTTAATGGTTCTGATTGTAGTGATTACCTTTATCTACACACGCCGGAAAAAATGGTAA
- a CDS encoding endonuclease/exonuclease/phosphatase family protein gives MNKEIFLFYNVENFFPPNDSQNPVLYNWDDYKYELKVRKISQAFRFIKDDLGQLPALIGLAEIGDLRVLEDLTKKHSPLQGYEIIYQKSDDSRGLSVALLLNPDKCILRSFSFLKFPLDDNPEFDSRDVLQAEVMVSNEKFQVFVLHLPSKRNLDIKKNLRIHILKKLRSIFVELHKKGEKIIIMGDFNENPDQNIIKEICKDDENNTVVKNPFEILFDHNVFSTFHGKKGVLFDQILISEIEKSSHKALIFNSAKLCNKDRKNSQFPLRTYSGSRYIGGYSDHFPVALLLEYSQQ, from the coding sequence ATGAACAAAGAAATATTCCTGTTTTATAATGTCGAGAATTTTTTTCCTCCTAATGACAGCCAGAATCCCGTTCTTTACAATTGGGATGATTATAAGTATGAACTCAAGGTCAGGAAAATAAGTCAGGCTTTTCGTTTTATAAAAGACGATCTAGGTCAGTTGCCTGCACTTATTGGCTTAGCTGAAATTGGCGACCTGCGGGTTTTGGAAGATTTGACCAAGAAACATTCTCCATTGCAAGGCTATGAAATTATTTATCAAAAATCCGACGACTCTCGCGGTTTAAGCGTTGCATTGTTACTAAATCCTGACAAGTGCATTTTGCGAAGTTTCAGCTTTTTAAAGTTTCCTCTGGACGATAATCCGGAGTTCGATTCCAGAGATGTTTTGCAGGCTGAGGTAATGGTTAGTAATGAAAAATTCCAAGTATTTGTATTGCATCTTCCTTCAAAAAGAAATCTTGATATCAAGAAAAATCTCCGAATTCATATCCTGAAAAAATTAAGGTCGATCTTTGTTGAACTACATAAGAAAGGTGAAAAAATCATTATTATGGGAGACTTCAACGAAAATCCTGACCAAAATATAATTAAGGAAATCTGCAAAGACGATGAAAATAATACTGTAGTTAAAAATCCTTTTGAAATACTTTTTGATCACAACGTATTTTCTACATTTCACGGTAAAAAAGGCGTTTTGTTTGACCAAATTCTCATTTCTGAGATAGAAAAATCCTCTCACAAAGCCCTAATTTTCAATAGCGCCAAACTTTGCAACAAAGACAGAAAAAACAGTCAATTCCCTTTGAGAACCTACTCCGGATCAAGATATATCGGTGGTTACAGCGATCATTTTCCGGTGGCTCTCCTTTTAGAATATTCTCAACAATAA
- a CDS encoding lmo0937 family membrane protein, giving the protein MRSLLWLVAAICIVVWLLGMLGVVPGMSTGYLVHILLVIAVVVVLFNIISGRKPLD; this is encoded by the coding sequence ATGAGAAGTCTATTATGGTTAGTCGCTGCTATTTGTATTGTAGTATGGCTATTAGGAATGCTGGGCGTAGTACCAGGAATGAGTACAGGTTATCTGGTTCATATATTATTGGTAATCGCTGTTGTAGTGGTATTGTTTAATATTATCTCTGGCAGAAAACCTCTTGACTAA